Part of the Sporomusa termitida genome, AGCACCGGCTAAATAGATTGCCATTTCCCCGTCCGGGTTCAGCTTTTCCATTAAAAACTCAATACCCGTATAGATTGACGATTTCACCAGCTGGATCTGCCGGATATCAGCCTGCGTAATCGAGATATCCGCCCCGCTGGCACTATCTGCCCCCTCAACAAGAACAAACTCCCATTGTCCGTCCTGATTCCGCAAGCGTGCCTGCAGGCCTGGCGGCAGTTTGGCCGCCGCGGCGCTGGTAAATCGCCCGCTGCCGTTTATGATGCCGGCTTTCACCAGCTCGGCAACGGCTTTGACAATCCCTGATCCACAGAGTCCCACCGGCTTGCCATTGCCGATTACCTGTACCTGAATCCCCTGCGCTGTCAGCACAACATCGGTTATGGCCCCATCAGCGGCCCGCATGCCGTCACGGATATGAGCCCCTTCAAAAGCAGGACCGGCCGCAGTGGAGCAGGCATACAGCTGCTGGCCGTCACCGATCACCATCTCCCCGTTAGTTCCCAAATCAACCAGCAACAGCGGTGTTTCCGCAATATCCTGGTCTACAGCCAGAATAGCAGCAGTCGTATCAGAACCAACAAAGCTCGCGATATTGGGTAATACCACAATTTTCCCCTGCGGGTTTATCTCCAGCTCCATATCCTGCGGGTTTAGCGGAGCCATGTATTTAAATAAGGCGGCATAGGGCTTGCGTACCAGGGTTGACGGAGAAATCTCCAATACCAGATGCGACATTGTGGCATTGCCGGCGATAGTTACAGCATAGATATTGTCGGGAATAATCGCCGCCGTACAGCACAGCTCGGCAATAATCTGCTTCAGACAACGCCGGATCAGCTGCGACAGCCCCTCCAGTCCGCCAAGCAGCTCGTGGGTCGCCTGAATCCGGGAAATAACATCGGCGCCCATGGACGCCTGCGGATTATTTCTTGAGCAAACAGCTACTACCTGTCTGGCATTAAGATCAATCAGCATACCTACGACCGTGGTTGTGCCAATATCAAACGCCACCCCGTACAGTACCTTTGACGTATCATGCGCTTCAACCGCTATGGCTTGCTGTTCCAGCAGCGTAATCGTAATAAGCTCAGGCTTTGTTTCTACAACTTCACTTAACCGCCGCAGCATGGCCGCATTATCGATAAAGCCGGTACCGGCCAAACAACCCGTAACAGCGGTCTGGGCCGGCAAGGCCTGTTGAATCATCTCCTGCAAGGAATAATGATTATCTACGGTGGGATAGGCCGGAGCCAAAACCACTTTCCTAACAAGCGGCATACTGTCATCAACTCTGATTTCGGTGGTTTGTCCTTTTTGGCTGGCTTGTTCCTTTTTTAATACAATCGTTATATCACCCTGAGGA contains:
- a CDS encoding ASKHA domain-containing protein, which translates into the protein MIEPSATYTLHIEGNDLYLPCSRDKTVLRALIDGGVFLEANCGGRGTCGKCKIQVPQGQVTDKNGLAVQPGSENTYLACQVYPQGDITIVLKKEQASQKGQTTEIRVDDSMPLVRKVVLAPAYPTVDNHYSLQEMIQQALPAQTAVTGCLAGTGFIDNAAMLRRLSEVVETKPELITITLLEQQAIAVEAHDTSKVLYGVAFDIGTTTVVGMLIDLNARQVVAVCSRNNPQASMGADVISRIQATHELLGGLEGLSQLIRRCLKQIIAELCCTAAIIPDNIYAVTIAGNATMSHLVLEISPSTLVRKPYAALFKYMAPLNPQDMELEINPQGKIVVLPNIASFVGSDTTAAILAVDQDIAETPLLLVDLGTNGEMVIGDGQQLYACSTAAGPAFEGAHIRDGMRAADGAITDVVLTAQGIQVQVIGNGKPVGLCGSGIVKAVAELVKAGIINGSGRFTSAAAAKLPPGLQARLRNQDGQWEFVLVEGADSASGADISITQADIRQIQLVKSSIYTGIEFLMEKLNPDGEMAIYLAGAFGNYIDIDSALAIGMLPVCKKELVCSAGNAAGTGAAQALLSAEKMQRCFAIAGKVNYLELAAQPGFQQRFLSNLAFPRL